From Candidatus Angelobacter sp.:
CACTTTCAAATGAGGCGTGAATCGCTCCGCTTCCCTGCGCCAGTTGTGCAACACGGACGCCGGGCAGATCACCAGGGCAGGCTTCGGACGCTTTTTATTCTGATTCTGGAGCCACGAAAGCCAGGCGAGTGTTTGCAGTGTTTTGCCAAGCCCCATGTCGTCCGCGAGAATGCCCCCCAATCTGAGGCGGGTAAGGTGGCAAAGAAAATTGAAGCCGTCTTTTTGATATGGCCTCAATTCGGCTTTGACCTGATCCGGCAGCGGTGTGGGCGCCACTCCATCGAATTCCGCGATCCGCTGGCGAAGTTTCTTCGCCTGCGAGTCGCCAAAGCGCTGCAGCGACGCCTCGTCGAGTTGGGCGGCGTGAAGCATCGCGACCTTTTGCGGCGTGTTGCTCAAACCATCAACGCCGAGGTCGGCCATCGTTTCGTGGGCGGCCTGGACGGCGCCCGCATCCAGTTGTATCCAGCCGCTGTCCGGCAGTTTTACGAAGCGCCCCGTGGCCGTTTGCAGCCGTTGGAGATCGGCCGGGGTCAGCTTCATTCCTTCCTGTTCCCACTCGGCGGAAACCGAGAGCCAGTCTATGCCGCTGCCCTGGACAATCAGTTTGGGACGCAGTTGCCGCTGCGAAAGGAACAATCGCTGAAAAGCGGGGTTGCCGAGATATTCGGCAGCTGGCCGGTCCGGCCAGGCCGCCGCCAGAACGTTGAGAAAATTTTCGTTCGCGTCGCCGACCCACAGTCCGGCCTCCGGAGTGAACCAGTCGAGTCGCCGCAACCACTGGGTCGCGGGGTCGAGCCGGGGGTCGTCAAGGATTTCCGGCTTTTCAACCTGGCGGCTGCCCGGGCTGGTGGACTGCCACTCGTGTCCGTTCCACTGCCAGACGCTCCGATCGCGTTCACTCATGGCGAGCAGGCGGAGGCGGATCGTGTCGTCATTCAATTCGAGGATGAATTGTGGAGTCGCGGTGTGAGCCACGCAAAGCTCCTCCCAACCCGCTCCATTCCTCGATCCGAATTTGCGCAGGTGCGTAAGCAGCCGATGGCTCAACTTCCTGACGGGCAAAGGCGGGCTTTGCGCCCATCGGCTCAGCAAATCCTGTGGTGGCGGATCCCTTAAAACATAAAGTGTATGGCCGAGCAGCGCCAGAGCCGGCGACCCCGCAAAAAACTGCGCCTGATCGAGCGAGTGATGTGTTCCGTCGGGAAGCGTGAGCCGATGTGTGAACACGAGCTCAGATCCGGCCGGCGCCAGGGCCAGGTGAGGTGTCAACTCGGCCAGCTGGCCATGAAACGATAGTTTGGCGCCATCAGTGTTCAGTTCCAGGCGCGACTGGTGACCCCAACGCGCCAGCCACTGCAGCAACTCGGCGCCGGTCAACACCAGCGGCTCGCCGTTCACCCTTCGTCCGCTATAGATTTCAGCCAGCCATTGTATGAATTGCCAGTCTTCAGGCGGAAAAAGCTCCTGCTCGTGGGTGGCGCGGGTTGTAAGTTCGATGATTTCTCCCAGCGATCGGGTTTTCTCGCCGGTGCGCGGCCGGGACAGGATGAATCCCACGCCCAATCCCCGCAAACCGGGCCGACGTTCGAGTGGGATGACTTCACACTGGACGCGCAACCCCGCGCGTGGGGCGTCGAGGTGCGCTGGTGTCGGCGGTAACATCCAGCTCTCCAATTGCTGGACGAACTTCTGTTCCTGCTCCGCCTGCTCGATTTCCGCGAAGCGCTCGAGATTGGCGTGCGGCAGCAACTCGGTCGGCAGCGGACGATTGGAGCGCAGAAAGAGCAGCGCCGTTTCTTCAAGCCGCGCCGTGCCCTGCGCGGCCATCAGACGGGGCCACCAGTCCTCGCCCGCGAAATCCTTCCGCGAGAGGGACAGACCCTCGAAATAATCCTCCAACAGCAGCCAGGCGCGTTGAGGGTCCGCGCAATGGGCGAAGTTTTGCAGCCGCTCGGCGCGTCCGGCGACGGCGGCCTTGGAATCGGCCAGCTCCCGCCGCAGATCGGCAAACGCGCCGTAGGTCTTTTCCAGCACGATGTTGTTGGCATCGTACTTTGCAGTGGAAATCGAACGCGGAGGATGTCCGTTTTTGCGTGAAACTCGTGCCATGTGCAAAACTGCCCGACTAGGGACTGTTATCTCGACATAGAATGGGCATTGGGGTCAATCAGAAACAGGAGGGAATCGAAGGACATCGCAGGAAGTCCGGCGGGGGATCACCACAAAGTTCGCCCGAATGGTTTGCCCGTTTGCGGGGCAATTTTAGACTTTCCCGATCCATTTGCGGTCTTCCCAGACCGCTTTCAAAGAGGTCAGGTTGCGACGGTCAAAAATGTTTCCGGCCATGGCGCCCAGCCGGCCTTTCTTCAGGTTTTTCCAGGCATCGCTGGCGCTGATGGCAACGAATTGCAAGACGCTCGGGTCGCGGTAGCAATCAATCATGCATCGCGTGCAACCGTCACGAATCAGTTTCGATTCATCCCATTCGTACACATTGCACATCGGCGTTTCCCAGAAATGACAGCGGTACAGGTTCAGGTTCCAGTCCAGATAGAAGTATTTGTGGCCGCCCAGACAGCCGAATTTCTCGGGTTCTTTGCGGAGATGCCGCTGCATCTCCTCCAGTGACTCGGTGGGGTTCACGACCGGATAACCGCTCCGCTTTTTCATCTGCTTGATTTTCTCGAACACCTGGATGAGTTCTCCGGTTTGATAGCTGACGAGCTTCGAGTCGCTAAAACTGAGGTAGCTGGAAGCCAGCGACGTCAGTGGATAGCTGAACGTGCAACTCTTGAAGCCCAGCTCGGTCAAAAAAGCCGGCAATCTGTCGTAGTCGTCTATCAGTTTGCTGGCGGTCACACTGGCCGTGGTTTGAACCCCCAGTTCATCAAAGACTGCATTCGCGCGCTGGATTTTCCGGCAAACATCCGGCAGCCCCCGATTCTTCTCGTGCTTCGCGACATCGTGCGAATCAATGGACATGATGACGCTGCTGAGGCCGTCGTTCGCGAGCGCCCGCATGTTTTCGTCCGTCCAAAGCGAGCCATTGGTGCAGATCATCGGGTGGATCCCGTGTCCGGCTGCGTAACGAACCATCGCCCGGATTTCCCTGTGCACGAGCGGTTCGCCGCCAACAAAAAGCAGATAACCGATGTGGTTCCTGGCCGCGATGTCGATGACATCGCATGCCTCCTTCAGCGTGACGCTTCGACGCTGTTTCGGATCGAACCGGTCCACCGCAAACCCGCAGAAATCGCACTTCGCGTTGCAGATGTTCGTGATGGCGAACTGGAGATAGCCCGGCCCGCCGTGATTGAGCACCTCTCGCATCAGTTTGAATACGCCCTTCCTCGGCCTGGCGACAGGCTGGGAAAAATCCGCGGCGGGGCGCGATGTTTCGGCGGCCGGAGGGTTGGCAGTCAGTGCGGCGATGCTCATTCGATAATCACCAGCATACTGCGGGCAAAACCTCGCGCGTGGCAATCATTTCTTTTCGTAGTTGGAGAACCGCCGCGCGTTTTGCCTGCCCGCCGCGGCAGCCGGCGCCGCGGGCCGAAAGAATCCTTGTCCCTTCATCTTCCTTCAGGTTCCCTTCTGGGTTGTCACCGATGAATACAGGTCTTCCTTGTTTCGTGCTGGTCGGGTGCGCGGCTTTTGTGGCTGTGATCTCGTCCGGACGCGCGGCCGACCAGCCGCAGTGGGGCCGGGCGTGGTCGCGCAACATGGTGTCTGACGAAAAGGGTCTGCCCGATTCGTTCGATCCGAAGACAGGGCTCAACATCAAATGGGTTGCCCGGCTCGGAACGGAAAGTTATTCCACACCCGTCGTATCGGGCGGCCATGTTTACATCGGCACCAACAACGGCGAACCGCGCGACCCTGGGCATCAAGGTGATCGCGGAGTGTTGATGTGCTTTGATGAAGCGACCGGAAAACTTCTCTGGCAGTTGGTCGTGCCAAAGCGCGAAGAAGACCCTTACTTCGACTGGCCAAAAACAGGCATGTCTTCCCCGGTCTCGGTCGAAGGGGATCGCGTCTACCTGACTGACAATCGCGGCGAAGTGGTTTGCCTTGACGCGGGCGGGTTGATGAACGGCAACGACGGACCGTTCATTGACGAGGGCGCGCACATGACCCCGCCCAAAAACTCCGGTTTGCCTCCCAAACCCGTTCCTGGCGCGCAGATATTCCCCGAGCGATTGCGCCCGGTGGACGGCGCGACCGTGCTCAAGCCGGGGCCGCTCGACGCCGACATCATCTGGCTTTTCGACCTGGTTTCCGAGGCGGGCATCTGGCCCCACGACGGCGCGCACAGCTCGGTTCTGATCCACGGAGACCTTCTTTATCTCAATACGGCGACCGGTGTGGACAACACGCACAAACGCATTCGCGCGCCGGATGCGCCCAGCCTCGTCGCGCTCGATAAAAAAACGGGTCGGCTTGTGGCGCGCGACGACGAACACATCGCCCCGGATATTTTCCACTGCACCTGGTCGTCGCCGTCGTTGGGAACGGTCAATGGGAGGGAATTGATTTTTTTCGCCGGAGGCAACGGGGTGGTTTACGCATTTGAAGCGCTTGGGAGGACAAACCCTGACTTGCCGGTCACAAAGCTGAAAAAGGTCTGGCGGTTTGACTTCGATCCGACGAGACCGCCACGCGACATCCACCAGTACCTGAGCAACCGCCGCGAAGGGCCGAGTAATATTTACGGCATGCCCGTCTTTTACCGAAACCGCATTTATGTGGCCGGGGGTGGCGACGTATTCTGGGGCAAGAACGAGGCATGGCTGAAATGTATTGACGCGACAAAGACCGGCGACATCACGACCAACGGCCTGGTCTGGTCGTATCCATTGCAAAAGCATGTCATGTCCACGCCGGCGATTTACAATGGTCTTGTGTTTATCGCCGACTGCGGGCGCGCGTTTCACTGTTTGGATGCCGGGACAGGCAAACCGTATTGGACCGCGGAGATCAAAGGAGAGGCATGGGCTTCGCCAATGGTTGCCGATGGGAAGGTCTATCTCGGCACGCGCAGCGGAAGTTTTTATGTCTTCGCAGCGGAGAAGCAAAAAAAGCTTTTGAATTCAATCGAGCTGGGCGATCCGATCAGCGCCACTGTTACCGCGGCCAACGGGGTGCTTTACATCGCGACGATGAGCAATCTTTACGCGGTCCAGAACGGAACGCACACGGATGCGGTCGGCAATTAACCCCCATGTCTGGAGGCTCGTGCCAGAAGACGGATTGTTTATGAAAAACAGACCCTTCTTTGATTTACCGGATCGGCTGCGAATGGCCGCGTGCGGATTGTTCGCGACCATTTCACTTCTCGTGGCGCCCGCGTGCGCCGCCGCAGCGGCAGGCAACAGTTCCTATTCGAAGTGGCCGAACGGACCGCCGTCGGACGCCGGCTTCTTCCCGATTGCCGTATGGTTGCAAGCTCCCGCCAACGCGGAGCGCTATCGCAAGGCCGGCTTCAACACCTACGTCGGTTTGTGGAAGGGGCCGACCGGGGAGCAGCTGGCCGCGCTGAAGAAGGCCGGGATGCGTTTGATCTGCGAGCAGAACGAGGTCGCGCTTCACCGCCTCGACGATCCGACGATCATCGGCTGGATGCACGGAGACGAGCCGGACAACGCGCAATCCCTCGGCAACGGCAAAGGATACGGCCCGCCGATTCCGCCGGAGAAGATCGTCGCCGGCTACAAACGAATCAAAGCTGCCGATCCCTCGCGACCAATGATGCTGAACCTTGGGCAGGGCGTGGCGTTCGACAACTACATCGGGCGCGGTGTCCGGCGTAATCATCCCGGGGATTACCCTGAGTATCTGAAGGGATGCGACATCGCTTCATTCGACATTTATCCCGTCAATCACGACAGCAAGGAGGTTGCCGGCAAACTCTGGTTTGTAGCTCAGGGCGTCGAGCGGCTGGCGAAATGGAGTGGCGGTGAAAAGATCATCTGGAATTGTCTCGAATGCACCCGCATCGGCGAACTGGACAAAAAGCCGACACCCCACCAGGTGCGGTGCGAGGCGTGGATGTCCCTCATCCATGGCTCGCGCGGGTTGATCTACTTCGTTCACCAGTTCAAACCGGCGTTTCATGAGGCCGCGTTGCTGGACGATCCGGAAATGCTCGCCGCCGTCACCGCGCTGAACAATCAAATCACCGGACTCGCGCCGGTGCTGAACAGTCGCACAATTCACGACGCTGTCACCGTGCGGTCCGAAAGTACGGACGTGCCGGTTGCCACCATGGCGAAGCAATACAAGGGAGCGACCTACTTGTTCGCTGTCGCGATGCGCGACGGTGAAACGACGGCGACGTTCAAACTCAGCGGCGTCGATGGCGCGCGAACCGTCGAGGTCATCGACGAGAATCGAAAGCTTGCCGTGACCGACGGGTCGTTCAACGACCGCTTTGGGCCGTGGGACGCGCACCTCTACCGGCTGCCGGCCAGGTAGCGGATCGAACTGCGCCTTTCCATCGGCGGACTCCGGTGTATCCTTACACCATCCACATGAGTTGCTTTCCAAAACCCTCGTAAAGCCCGGACGGGAAACGGTCCGGTGACATGATCCGACGCGATTACATCCTGCGGATGATCGAGGAGCTGGCGGAGGCGCTGGCGCGAATCCGTTCGCTCAAACAAGGCCGGCGCTGGGCCGAAGCGGGTGACGAACTGGACACGGAATTCAAAAAGCTCATCGGCCACGGCGCGCAGGAGGTCGCGCGGCTCTCGGAAACCGACCTGCTCGCGCGCCTCATGCAGGGCGGCCCGACGCATCTGGTCCGCGACAAAACGCTCATGCTCACGACACTGCTCACCGAGGCCGGCGACGTGGCGGCCGCCGAAGAGCGGATGGAAGAAAGCCGTGAGTGTTATCTTAAAGCGTTGCACCTGTTGCTCGACGTTCTGGCGCGACATGAGGCTTTTGAATGTCCCGGGTTTGTGCCCAAAGTGGAAATGCTCGTCGCGGCGTTGCGGTCAGCGCCGCTGCCCGTCCGGAGCGCCGCGATGCTGATGCAACATTACGAACGCACCGGCGAATTCGCCAAGGCCGAGGATGCTCTTTTCGCCATGCTCGACGCCGAGCCGGACAACCATGCCATCGTAGAATTCGGCATCACGTTCTACCAACGCCTGCTGGCGCAAAGCGACGCGACGTTGGCCGCCGCCAATCTGCCTCGCGCAGAAGTGGAGGAAGGGTTGAAACAACTTCAGGCCCGTGCTGAAGCCTGAACGGCTGCAAGCCCGACAGATGACAGGCCGAGAATGAATGTGCCATGAATGACGCCGCCGGCTTTGTGGCAATCCTTCGTGAAGCGGCGCATCTCGTCTGCGACGCAAAATACATTTTGACATACAATACGACACAACGTAGTCTGTTGTCGGATGAGCATAAAGATTTCAATAAATGCACCTGGCTTGGCGATTCAAGCTCACATCAAAGACGAGGCATTGCCCGAACTGCTTAAGCTAACTCAAGAATACCGCGAAGAAAGCAGCCCATTCGGCGAGTCACCATCCGGTGCAGTTAAATCACCGCCGGCCAATGCGTCTGGAGCGGCGAGTGATGATGTCGTGAGAAGCCTGCTAAAATCTCACGGGGCGGCCGAGTTGCTGAGTCTCGTAAAATGGGAAAGCTTCCCAGATAAAATCCTGCTGCTGGGAGCTTGGCATGAATCGCAGGGCGGCGGCACACCTTGGAGAAGCGCCGACATGGAAGAATTGTTCAAGCAGGCGAAAGAAAAGCCGCCTGCCAATTTTCCGCGCGACATTAAGCAGGCTATCAAATCCGCTTGGGTTCATCCGGTTACGCCTCGCACTTACACGATCACCGGAACAGGTTGGCGGAGAATAGGTGAAGCACTGCAGCGACTTCAAAATGGTTGATTATGGACGAGAGCATCCTGCGCTATGCATCACCTGATGAAGTTGTCCGGCTTGCCAAAGAGGCCGGCATGACAACGGGGCAAATTGTCAGGATTGTGAGCGGTTGCCTACCTTATCGGGAGGCTCTGAAAGTAGCGCATGACTATGCGCCGCTGTTGGAAATCTCGGTTTCCGAGTTTATGGAGCTGCGGAAGAACGAATGAAAGCGGGTCAAATCGCCTTGAGCCGAGTGATCAGCGTCTCACTGTAACCGTCCCGGCGCAACGCGGCGTAGTCAATTTTACCCTTCTCTCGTAAGAGCTTTTCCTTAACTGCCTTGAGCAGACGATCCCCCGCTTCCAAGCTTGCCTTGGAGTAGCTCTTCTTTTTCGGTGCGGATGCTGTCGTGCTCATCGTGGCGTTACATTACGCAATTTTGGCACAACCTTCAATCCCCAAGTTTTGGCGAAAAAACTCAAGCTGTCGCCGCTTTCGCCGCCGCCAAGTCGGTTCGCCGTTGCGCCATGCTCTTGAAGAATTCGTAGCCTTCGCGCAGGCGGCGGACGCAAACATCCTTATCCTCCAGCATCGTCTTGATGATGCGGAGAATCGGTTTCGGGCGCAGGTAATAGCGATGGTAGAAGCGTTCGACACTCTCGAAGATTTCGTCTTTGCTCAGGCCGGGATATTCCAATGAGCTTTGCTGGAAGCCGTCGCCTTCCACGAGGTCGGTCTTGTCTTTCTTCACGAACCAGCCGTTGAGTCTGGCTTGCTCGTAGAGTTCCGTGCCGGGATACGGCGCGGCGAGGGAAACTTGCAAGCTGAACACATCGAGTTCCTGTGCGAAGCGAATCGTTTGCTCGATGGTTTCCTTGGTCTCGACGGGCAGGCCGAGGATGAACGTGCCGTGAATCACCACGCCGGCTTTGTGGCAATCCTTCGTGAAGCGGCGCATCTCGTCGGTGGTCACGCCTTTCTTGATGCGCGTGAGGGTTTCATCGTTGCCGCTTTCGTAGCCGACGAGAAACAGCCGCAGACCGTTGTCTTTGAAACTTTTGATCGTGTCGTAATCGAGGTTCGCGCGACTGTTGCAACTCCAGTGAACACCAAGCGGGCCGAGCTTTTTTGCGATCTCGCGGGCGCGCGGAAGGTTCGCGGTGAAGGTGTCGTCGTCGAAGAAAAATTCGCGCACCTGCGGGAACAGCTTCTTCATGTAGGCCATCTCGTCGGCGACGTTTTGCGGCGAGCGGACGCGGTATTTGTGTCCGCCGATGGTCTGCGGCCAGAGGCAGAAGCTGCATTGCGCCGGGCAACCGCGGCCCGTGTAGAGGCTCACGTAGGGATGCAGCAGGTAGCCGATGAAATATTTCTCGATCTGGAGGTCGCGCTTGTAAACGTCGGCCACCCACGGGAGCGCGTCCATGTTCGGAATCATTTCGCGCTCGGGGTTGTGTTTGATTTTGCCATCCTTGTCCTTGTAGGAAAGGCCGGCGATGGTCGCGAGGTCGCGGCCTTCGGCGACTTCGGCGCAGGTGTAATCGAATTCCTTGCGGCCGACCCAGTCAATCGCGGGCGACGCCTTGAGCGTCTCGGTGGGCAAAACCATCGTGTGCGCGCCGATAAAACCGATCTTCGTGTCCGGTTTCTGCGCCTTGATGGCTTCGGCAACCTTGCAATCGTTCTTCAGCGATGGAGTGCTGGTGTTGATGATGACGTGATCGAAATCCTTCGCGATGGCGAGGCACTTCGCGAGGTCCACGTCGTGCGGCGGGCAATCGAGCAGGCGCGAGTTCGGCGTGAGCGCGGCGGGTTGCGCGAGCCAGGTCGGATACCAATAGCTGGTGACCTCGCGCCGCGCCTGATAGCGCGCGCCGGCGCCGCCGTCGAAGCCGTCGAAGCTGGGGGGGGACAAATAAAGTGTCTTGCTCATGGCTCAGCGCAAATTCAAAAAATAATTCTTCAAAGCGACGGCGGAAATGGCGAAAGAAACCAAAACCAGAAAGGCATAAACGAGGAAAAAGCCCCCGCTCGAAAAATCCTCCCTCGCCGGCTTGTGCTCTTTCCAATCAGCATAGAAAACAGGAGCGAGAGCAATCATGTTCATCCCAAAGCCAAAGGCCTGCAACGCACCGCGAAGATTAACTGATACGTGCAAGAGCAATGGTGCCAACGTCGCGACCGCTCCCACCAGCGCCGCCACTAATCCCGCCCTTTTCGATCCTAAGAGCTTTTTTACCCCAGTAATCACAGCTATTTCTTTCCGAGCTTCGCCAGCAAATCGTCGCGCTGCGATGTATCGCCACTGCCGCAGCCGTCGTTGGTTGCTGTGCCGGCCGATGCGCGCATCTGTTGAACGTAGAATTCCGTATCGGCGCCTTCGCGGGTGAGGCCGGCTGTCTCCAGCGCAGCCCTGGCCGGGGCCAGATGACCTTTGCCGATGGACGTGCCGTTGAAAACGGTTTTGACCAGTTCGGGGCCGCCGACGTACGGCTTCGGACGCGGCCCGAAGTTGTGTTTGAAATTCTTCCAGTTATCCGCGGCGTTGGCGTGCAGCGCGCCTGAAGGTTCAAAGCCCGAGTGCATCATGCAATTCTCGCAGCGCGGATCCCGACCGCAGCCCTTTTCATCGACGCCGTACCTGGTCCAGTCCACCTTCGCGAGCATTTCCTGGTAACCGTCATAGTGGCCGTCGGTCATGACATAACACGGCGCTTTCCAGCCGCGAATATTGTAGGTGGGGATCGCCCAGGCGCTGCAGGGCAATTCCCGCTTGCCAGCCAGGAACTCCAGATAGCCGGGTGTGCCGAAAATCGTGAACCGTTTACCCCAGTCCAGAACCTTCGCGAACTTCTGGCGCGTCATTTCGCGCGTCAGGAAGAAGTCCTTCGGGTCTTTGCCCAGGCGCTTGACCATGTCCTTCTTCGCGGCGTCGTAATCGTAGCCGGGCGAAATCGTGTGGCCGTCGCAGCCGAGCCACGAGAAGAATTTGAACATCGCCTCGATCTCATGCTCGTTCGTCTCCCGATAAACCGTCGTGTTGGTCGCGACCTGGTAGCCGAGAATCTTGGCCATTTTGATCGCCTCGACGCATTCCTTGAAAACGCCTTCGCGCTCGACGATAAGGTCGTGGGTGTATTCGAGGCCATCAATGTGGACGTTCCAGTACATCCATTTGCTCGGTCGAATGACGGCTTTTTCCCGGGCCGCCGCATCCGATTTGCGAATCGCCTCGGCGTCCTTTTCGGAGATCAGCTTTTCACCGAGCAGCTTGTTCAGCTTCGGCTCAAGGTCCCGCGAGTAGATCGCCGCAAGGTAATCCTTCATTTTCTTCCGCATGAACATGCCGTTCGTGCAGACGTAAACGATGCGGCCTTGCGCGAGAATCCCGTTCACCAGCTCCTCGATCTTCGGGTAGATCAGGGGCTCGCCGCCGCAGATGCTGACCATCGGCGCGTCGCACTCGGTGGCGGCCTGAAGGCATTTTTCCAGCGGCACCATGTCCTTGAGTGACGTGGAGTATTCGCGAATGCGGCCGCAACCGGTGCAAGTCAGATTGCAGGTGTGCAGCGGCTCGAGTTGCAAAACCATCGCAAACTTAGGGGTTTTGCGCAGTTTGTGTTTGATGATGTGGCCGGCGATTTTCGCCGACAGCGCCAGGGGGAATCGCATAGGGATTAGCGAGATTTTGCGAGAAGTTCGCCGGTGGCAACGGGGTCCGTCCCCGGCGTCGGAGCTTTGGGCGGGTCGGTCTGCATGAATCCCGGCAACAGAAACGTCGCTGGCGAAACGGAGCCGGTGGCGTTGATGCCGCTGCAGCCCGCGCCCAGAAGCGCAAAAGCCGGAAGGATTGCCAAGCGCAGCAATTTCCAATTTAATCTCACTTGGCCAGTATAAATCGGGTCAACATGATGGCAACAACTAATTCCGCGGCCAATAACCGCCGTCTGACCCCTGTACGGTGCGCCAACGACCGCTTTCGGCCGGGCGCGCAGTCGAGACGTTGGTGGTTGGGTCTCATCGGGTTGTTCATCGGGGGCTGGCTCTGTGTCGGTGAGGAGAATTCAGCCTTCGCCCGGCGGGCGGAGTTGAATTATCAGGCTGCAAAAAAACGGTTCCAAACCGCCACCAACGACATGGAGGCGGCCTGGCAGTTCGGCCGCGCGTGCTTCGACTGGGCGGATTTTGCAAAAAACGACGACCAGCGCGAGACCATCGCCAACGAAGGCATCGCCGCCTGCCGCCGGTTGATTGCGCGCGACGCTAAGTCAGCGGCGGCGCACTACTATCTCGGGTTGGATCTTGGCCAGCTCGCCCAAACGAAGACGCTTGGCGCGTTGAGGATCGTTCAGGAAATGGAGCGCGAATTCAAGACGGTGCGCGACCTGGACGTGAAGTTTGACTATGCCGGTCCGGATCGCAATCTGGGATTGCTTTATCTGGAAGCGCCGGGGTGGCCGGCCAGCATCGGCGACAAAACCAAGGCGCGGAGGCATCTGGAGCGCGCCGCGGAATTGGCGCCCAATTATCCGGAGAATCATCTCTGCCTCCTGGAGGCATATCTCAAATGGAATGATCAGAAAGGTCTTCGGCGCGAATCGAAGGTTGTTGAAGAACTCCTGCCTGTGGCCAGGAAGGAATTTACCGGTGAAGCCTGGGAACAGAGTTGGGCCGACTGGGACAAGCGGTGGCAGAAGGTTCGCGAGAAAGTGCGCGAACTGAAGAAGTGATCGGCCCGTTTGCCGGTTGACGTCATCGCGCCGAGTTCATTAACTGCCGGCATGAGATTTTCCGTTGTGGTATTGGTGGCGCTCCTTTGGTCGGGTTGCGTCACCAGGAACGCCGCGAAACCCACCGCAAAGCGTGGCGAAGGTGGAATGGCCGCAACGACGACCACTCCGTCCCCGGGAAGCGAGGATTCAAAGCCAACCGTCACACTCGATGAAACACTGCTTGGCAGAGTCGTTCGGATGGACCCTACCTTGCGTTTCGTGGTGATGGATTTTCCGGTGCTAAAGGTGCCCGCGGTTGACCAAAGATTAAATGTCTATCGTAATGGGCAGAAAGTCGGCGAGATCAAGGTCACCGGCCCCAGGCAGGAAACCGTCATCGCCGGTGACATCACGTCGGGAGAAGCGCAGGTGGGCGACGAAGTGCGGGCGGACTGAGCCGGGCGCGGTGCAGCTGGTCAGCTTCCCTCCGACCGTTCGGTTTTGACGTCGGCCTTCCTGTAGGCGTGCTTTTTCTGGTAAGGCGAGTGGAGGTTGAAATAGATCCCGCACAGAGGCCGGTCACAGTCGGTCTGACTGAGGATGATGGTCAGGTGGCGGTCGAGCGCGATGCCGTGGCGGAGGTGCGCGCCGCGGTTCAGGTAGGCCTTGATCGCCTTTTCCATCAGCCGCACGATCGACTCCTGGCATTCGTCGGGAGTCTTGTCGATGCACACGATATGCTTCTCATAAAGCTTCACCGCTTCGGCCAGCTCCGGCTTGAACATCTCGACCGTCAGATCCATGAGGTCAGAAGGTAAAGAGTCCGCGCACGAAGTGCAATAGGAGCGTGGACATCGAATTCGGGCGCATTCATGGGACTCTCACGGTTTTCTCGTCTGCGAGCGCGGACCGAACAGCGCCGTCCCGACGCGGATAATCGTTGCGCCTTCCTCGATGGCGACCTCGAAATCGCCGCTCATGCCCATGCTCAGGTGTGGCAACGGCGCGCCGAGGACCTGTTCGCAGCGCTGTTTGAGTTCGCGCAACTGGCGGAAAATCGCGCGCGCCTTTTCCGGGTCCTGTGTCCAGGGCGCAATGGTCATCAGGCCCTGGATTTCGAGACGTCTGAGGGCGTTG
This genomic window contains:
- a CDS encoding DEAD/DEAH box helicase, translating into MARVSRKNGHPPRSISTAKYDANNIVLEKTYGAFADLRRELADSKAAVAGRAERLQNFAHCADPQRAWLLLEDYFEGLSLSRKDFAGEDWWPRLMAAQGTARLEETALLFLRSNRPLPTELLPHANLERFAEIEQAEQEQKFVQQLESWMLPPTPAHLDAPRAGLRVQCEVIPLERRPGLRGLGVGFILSRPRTGEKTRSLGEIIELTTRATHEQELFPPEDWQFIQWLAEIYSGRRVNGEPLVLTGAELLQWLARWGHQSRLELNTDGAKLSFHGQLAELTPHLALAPAGSELVFTHRLTLPDGTHHSLDQAQFFAGSPALALLGHTLYVLRDPPPQDLLSRWAQSPPLPVRKLSHRLLTHLRKFGSRNGAGWEELCVAHTATPQFILELNDDTIRLRLLAMSERDRSVWQWNGHEWQSTSPGSRQVEKPEILDDPRLDPATQWLRRLDWFTPEAGLWVGDANENFLNVLAAAWPDRPAAEYLGNPAFQRLFLSQRQLRPKLIVQGSGIDWLSVSAEWEQEGMKLTPADLQRLQTATGRFVKLPDSGWIQLDAGAVQAAHETMADLGVDGLSNTPQKVAMLHAAQLDEASLQRFGDSQAKKLRQRIAEFDGVAPTPLPDQVKAELRPYQKDGFNFLCHLTRLRLGGILADDMGLGKTLQTLAWLSWLQNQNKKRPKPALVICPASVLHNWRREAERFTPHLKVLVLESGAARHNLRKQIPQHDLIVTNYALLRRDLEALQKFEFRVIILDEAQFIKNPSAQVTQSVKQLRADQRLALTGTPLENRLLDLWSIVDFVQPGYLGSQNHFNETYESKGGEDAAWSQRIARRKLAAKLRPLLLRRLKRQVAQDLPDRIEERRDCELGDEQRKLYLAELRRSRDKVLQTVAEKGVAKSKIHV
- a CDS encoding radical SAM protein, with the protein product MSIAALTANPPAAETSRPAADFSQPVARPRKGVFKLMREVLNHGGPGYLQFAITNICNAKCDFCGFAVDRFDPKQRRSVTLKEACDVIDIAARNHIGYLLFVGGEPLVHREIRAMVRYAAGHGIHPMICTNGSLWTDENMRALANDGLSSVIMSIDSHDVAKHEKNRGLPDVCRKIQRANAVFDELGVQTTASVTASKLIDDYDRLPAFLTELGFKSCTFSYPLTSLASSYLSFSDSKLVSYQTGELIQVFEKIKQMKKRSGYPVVNPTESLEEMQRHLRKEPEKFGCLGGHKYFYLDWNLNLYRCHFWETPMCNVYEWDESKLIRDGCTRCMIDCYRDPSVLQFVAISASDAWKNLKKGRLGAMAGNIFDRRNLTSLKAVWEDRKWIGKV
- a CDS encoding PQQ-binding-like beta-propeller repeat protein, with the translated sequence MNTGLPCFVLVGCAAFVAVISSGRAADQPQWGRAWSRNMVSDEKGLPDSFDPKTGLNIKWVARLGTESYSTPVVSGGHVYIGTNNGEPRDPGHQGDRGVLMCFDEATGKLLWQLVVPKREEDPYFDWPKTGMSSPVSVEGDRVYLTDNRGEVVCLDAGGLMNGNDGPFIDEGAHMTPPKNSGLPPKPVPGAQIFPERLRPVDGATVLKPGPLDADIIWLFDLVSEAGIWPHDGAHSSVLIHGDLLYLNTATGVDNTHKRIRAPDAPSLVALDKKTGRLVARDDEHIAPDIFHCTWSSPSLGTVNGRELIFFAGGNGVVYAFEALGRTNPDLPVTKLKKVWRFDFDPTRPPRDIHQYLSNRREGPSNIYGMPVFYRNRIYVAGGGDVFWGKNEAWLKCIDATKTGDITTNGLVWSYPLQKHVMSTPAIYNGLVFIADCGRAFHCLDAGTGKPYWTAEIKGEAWASPMVADGKVYLGTRSGSFYVFAAEKQKKLLNSIELGDPISATVTAANGVLYIATMSNLYAVQNGTHTDAVGN
- a CDS encoding DUF6483 family protein; its protein translation is MIRRDYILRMIEELAEALARIRSLKQGRRWAEAGDELDTEFKKLIGHGAQEVARLSETDLLARLMQGGPTHLVRDKTLMLTTLLTEAGDVAAAEERMEESRECYLKALHLLLDVLARHEAFECPGFVPKVEMLVAALRSAPLPVRSAAMLMQHYERTGEFAKAEDALFAMLDAEPDNHAIVEFGITFYQRLLAQSDATLAAANLPRAEVEEGLKQLQARAEA